Proteins encoded in a region of the Dendropsophus ebraccatus isolate aDenEbr1 chromosome 11, aDenEbr1.pat, whole genome shotgun sequence genome:
- the OLIG1 gene encoding oligodendrocyte transcription factor 1 isoform X1 → MQICRFIENREKMLRHCPGDLSAAKLTQDHLSACRHPPSLITMNEGKDKILSTVHMHRCGRQNRDVKEEQQQLRKKINSRERKRMQDLNLAMDALREVIMPYSATHCQSSPGRKLSKIATLLLARNYILLLGSSLQELRRIIGDMSGPGPRLLLAGLPLFAAPGSVFFSPSSGGNIGDAQRPTKLHSLSLEEQQCSAFSVPGGSSLCTCTVCRFSHFIPTSLNIKAIQLSK, encoded by the coding sequence ATGCAGATCTGCAGGTTCATAGAGAACAGAGAGAAGATGCTGAGACATTGTCCAGGTGACCTGTCAGCTGCCAAATTGACCCAGGACCATCTTTCTGCCTGCAGACATCCTCCTTCTCTTATAACCATGAATGAGGGCAAAGACAAGATCCTGTCCACTGTTCACATGCACAGATGTGGACGGCAGAACCGAGATGTAAAagaagagcagcagcagctgaggaagAAGATAAACAGCAGGGAAAGAAAGAGAATGCAAGACCTTAACCTGGCAATGGACGCCTTACGAGAAGTCATCATGCCCTACTCTGCAACTCATTGTCAGAGCTCACCAGGGCGAAAGCTTTCCAAGATCGCCACCCTACTGCTGGCCAGGAACTACATACTATTATTGGGTAGTTCTCTCCAAGAATTGCGCAGGATCATTGGGGACATGAGTGGCCctggacccaggttgctattggCTGGCTTGCCTCTATTTGCTGCCCCAGGATCGGTGTTCTTTTCCCCAAGTTCTGGTGGAAACATTGGAGATGCTCAACGCCCTACCAAGTTACACTCGCTTTCCCTGGAGGAACAGCAATGCTCAGCATTCAGTGTACCAGGGGGTAGCAGTCTATGTACCTGCACTGTCTGTAGGTTCTCTCACTTCATTCCAACCAGCCTCAACATAAAAGCCATACAACTATCCAAATAA
- the OLIG1 gene encoding oligodendrocyte transcription factor 1 isoform X2, producing the protein MLLAQVAKRHPPSLITMNEGKDKILSTVHMHRCGRQNRDVKEEQQQLRKKINSRERKRMQDLNLAMDALREVIMPYSATHCQSSPGRKLSKIATLLLARNYILLLGSSLQELRRIIGDMSGPGPRLLLAGLPLFAAPGSVFFSPSSGGNIGDAQRPTKLHSLSLEEQQCSAFSVPGGSSLCTCTVCRFSHFIPTSLNIKAIQLSK; encoded by the coding sequence ACATCCTCCTTCTCTTATAACCATGAATGAGGGCAAAGACAAGATCCTGTCCACTGTTCACATGCACAGATGTGGACGGCAGAACCGAGATGTAAAagaagagcagcagcagctgaggaagAAGATAAACAGCAGGGAAAGAAAGAGAATGCAAGACCTTAACCTGGCAATGGACGCCTTACGAGAAGTCATCATGCCCTACTCTGCAACTCATTGTCAGAGCTCACCAGGGCGAAAGCTTTCCAAGATCGCCACCCTACTGCTGGCCAGGAACTACATACTATTATTGGGTAGTTCTCTCCAAGAATTGCGCAGGATCATTGGGGACATGAGTGGCCctggacccaggttgctattggCTGGCTTGCCTCTATTTGCTGCCCCAGGATCGGTGTTCTTTTCCCCAAGTTCTGGTGGAAACATTGGAGATGCTCAACGCCCTACCAAGTTACACTCGCTTTCCCTGGAGGAACAGCAATGCTCAGCATTCAGTGTACCAGGGGGTAGCAGTCTATGTACCTGCACTGTCTGTAGGTTCTCTCACTTCATTCCAACCAGCCTCAACATAAAAGCCATACAACTATCCAAATAA